Proteins co-encoded in one Candidatus Korarchaeum sp. genomic window:
- a CDS encoding AAA family ATPase — translation MRKEGKFIIIGRPGSGKSTCIKLLLEKLRASGIKVGGIRTPELRERGVRKGFAVEDILTGWTDVFASTDFKEGPSISKYRVDVMRFESIAIPALRRALEECDVVIIDEIGKMELLSGKFLEIVRDIWESDTISVGTAPLVKIGEIERLKSSSEVVTIERGDSERISNYLFNKIIDLLRTSGSSHRPSPLDKPSYL, via the coding sequence ATGAGGAAGGAGGGGAAGTTCATTATAATAGGGAGGCCCGGGTCTGGGAAGTCCACTTGCATCAAGCTCCTCCTCGAGAAACTGAGAGCCAGCGGTATCAAGGTCGGAGGTATAAGGACACCGGAGCTGAGGGAGAGGGGGGTGAGAAAGGGATTCGCTGTCGAGGATATACTCACGGGATGGACTGATGTCTTCGCATCGACTGATTTCAAGGAGGGTCCCTCTATATCGAAGTATAGAGTGGATGTGATGAGATTCGAGTCTATAGCCATACCCGCATTGAGAAGGGCTTTAGAGGAATGCGATGTCGTGATAATAGATGAGATAGGGAAGATGGAGCTCCTCTCAGGGAAGTTCCTCGAGATAGTTAGGGATATATGGGAATCTGATACTATTTCTGTTGGTACAGCGCCCTTAGTTAAGATAGGAGAGATAGAGAGGCTGAAGAGCTCCTCAGAGGTCGTGACTATCGAGAGAGGGGATTCTGAGAGGATATCTAACTATCTATTCAATAAGATAATAGACCTTCTCCGGACCTCAGGATCTTCTCATCGCCCCTCTCCGCTAGATAAACCCTCTTACCTATGA